ATACTGCCAATTTGTTGGGAGAAATAGATATGACTAAGTCCCACCCGAGTCCCACCCGGTTGCAAAGATATCgagaaaaatgcccggatttatccaaaATCTTTTGAGCTTGTTTCATCGAAATTCACCTTCAAATATTaggaaatttgaattgaaaatcgcTGATGAGATAGGTACAATAAAGAATAATTATTCATGTCTACATTTTTCACCttttctcttgaattttcataggaaaatccaggatttttgtctgatttgcccggatattgcctgttttttttactGACAATTCTAAAATccaaagcccggattttgccaggttttcggATATAATGCCCAGATTTTCACGGCCCAAATACGCTCAGAACAATTTCTGAAAAGCTTAGGAATGACGTATatgataattataaattttcttattttttttaactaataatATGAGAAAAGTCAGACACTGAATATTCCTATTAGTATTATTCGAAgtaaaatcagtatttgatgTTGTGCTGACAAACCACACCATACCCGataaaaagtttgattgaaaaattagacGCGTATATTTTCTTTGAACAATCAATATATTTGATTTGTGCGCTACGAAGCATTTGAGTATATTACTTTTGTGCTCTTTTATAACTGTTCGGGAGTTTATTGCAAACTCTACGTTGCTTATTGCGTTCACTGTAAATTATGATTCTAAGATGCCTTCATGAATACGGGATATTCAGGTAAAGTAttgaaagtttttgtaaattgcTTTTCTTTCGTATTTATTGTATAAGTTGTGGTGAACACAACTcatacatttggtaaaatttcattgaaagaagagtacgcccatttctcgaGAGTACATCTACACTTAAAAATGtgcgtatggtaaccctagtataattgctaaattgatCGATTTTAAGTTAATAATGCCAAACAACTCGTCATGTTTTAAACTATACTTCGTGAATTTCTCATATTTTAGATTTCTTtcacatacttttacgtttgaatgaaaatacaatttttcgtaAAGTGTATGGTAAATCGTCAATCACGACAACTTAAGAGTGGGTTTCCTCGAAATTagattttatgcacttatactaaGGTTTTTCATCAGATATTCGGGCGgctgtttaatttaaaaatcctgGCAATAGTTAtgcgggcatttgatttcaaaaactgTCAAATACTGTACTGGAAccactgataaactgatataaCACTGCACCACATTTCCATCAACCTTAGATTCGTGTCTTAACTGCTTAGTTAGTGATTAATACACTAGTAGTGATGGCGCTagtattcaaaaattactcTACGTATTCAAATGACACGTAGAAaacaaggtgtgtatatataggaggtgttaccgaataggTTAAGCAACTGCGGTGctcatggagtttgtttacctacaaaccacagaaatgctgtgcaaataatcttatgtttgtaaacaaactcactgagagccccgctcactcctcgcctacttactgtgaaagttggagaacctcgtgtttcaaaaaaccatgttagaaaaataaatagaaatttcattatctaccaagcattttaagcctgcgTGAAAAAGTATAAATTGTTATGGTGTTCGTTTTGTGTTATGTTTTCCTTCCAGAGATAAAAAAGTCCTGATGGTTGAAATGTACTAAATTCATTGAGCTTTCAAATTTgaggaaccaaatttgaaacgtacctacatatgaaaatcaactcttcataattaaaaaaaaaccactctAATCATGCCTAttcgctagaccacatcagcgctaaaTTGAATTAGtgtttttataatgaaaaaaggGGTTTTGCCCTTTTGTTGTTACAtaaaattttccgtttttttttaaatacttgagaacattttcaaaaccttttcatgatcatttttattggcagcaatttatgcggttgcggcctaggttaccatgacatcgagtatattgtttggtcgtgtgaggaccaccttttCGCCAGATCGAAtttcatagattcccttcgggcctgAGGAAAACCACCTGAAGTTCCAGtaagggatgtgttagctgtgatggacttgaactatatgttcgaaatatatcttttcctaaaagctattgatcttcgtctataattctttttttcatattttcctttCTATCCTTCTTTGTTTTCTAaacaagtgttaagctaagcataccaattgtaaaaatacaaaacgagttcggctccttaaagcctaaaggcatgagccgtttcaattaaaggaatttaaaaaaatgatcatttttaattaaaaaactcaaaataaaataaacgatttttcatttttttaatccgtGATCTGTCACTTATAAGGTGCCGTCAAACTGGGCATCATGTATTAGTAGAGTTAGTTTAAGGTTGTCAgagttttttcagcacgtaactgggccggacaaatcctggttattttatcaaaaaacctggcaatatGCAGGCATTGGTTTCAAAATTGCCGACCAAAAACCTGGCAGATTTGGCCAAACTCAAGAAATTACTCATCACAAATCATGaacaaaaaacttgaaaaaatgtattcttcaatatttatcagcagattttgaatcgtactttagtcctttaatgattttttttcatgcaacttgctcaaaaatttttttttgtttaggcGCATAAATGAAACAGTTTTacgaaataatttgattttttttagtttgatttgaaaattagaatgagaataaaccctGACAAAATACGGGATTGTCCAATGAAATCCATGCAAACTCGTCAAACCggaattttaccaaattttatagTAAACATCCaagcaaacccgaataaaaccagaaaatctggcaaccttaactatTACCCTTTTTGCTCCAACTGCCTCATATGTTTGAGCGTAAACTGGAacatttaaatcttttgaaGTATAGTTCAGAATTTCAGACCTGGTTAAACTAGtggttttttataataaaaaaataaaacagttttttgtccTTTTGTCATATTAAATTGTCCgttgttgtaaaaatatttgagaagaTTTTCCCTACGTTTTCATGatcttttttatctaaaaaatctacaaataaATTAGAcgaatttaaacattttcaatcatataatgtcaaacggggcatcatgcatcAGCAGGgatagatgcaacatttgtataccgccatttttattcaatttttatttaatcataatgtaataaagttatcatctaatgataacaaaatgattatgacatagtttctcataTCTTgagataccgtcaaacgggtcatcatgcaacagcggggttgaatgcaacatttatataacaccacacagattcaatttttaatttaatgtaatgagataaagttatcttttaatggttacaaaatgatgatgacatagtttcttgaatcctataatattttttttaagtttttgattttcatataaaatttgaaaaatcgaacaatgaatgtacaattttcaacatttttcgatgccgtaagaaactttacccagtatgacggattggcttgataatattacctacaaacttaaAACTGGTTTCCTCCTCTTATACCaacattaatcaatttttttaaataaatatttttataactcaGTTAcccgtctggggtaaaatgtaacaaaatgcaaatcggaactaaatctcataaatcgcttttccatatgctgggatatgattgtttcgCATTATGCGttagttaacattaaaattttatccattcctagatttattttcatgatttgagctaatagaatattttgtagtattttttacccctaaatgtatgcagaagattaacacttttttcttaaaaatattttcgtcagaaaaaattaaaaatttaattcgaacaaaaccaaaaattactgcaattggtgctttatgcgttatgacatcacaaatgtatcaaaaactatgaattttcaatcgttttcatttgatttttcataaatttcagagtttgttgcaacttacccctttttcttagtagggtgaaaatcgcatgtttttgttaatttaaaaataactggtgaaacaaataatttttctgactacgtcagtttggtgacCCATCTACCTTAAAACTtctgatgtacaagaggtatgattatctgtaagcattaagattttagaagccattgaagttgaaaattgttgcatgttgccccagttgacggtagttcttaaagtttttgattctcatacaaaatttaaatttccgaAAATGAAAATCGCAcgtatacccctttggctttgagagccaattgtttgaattgaaatttaacagaattgttgttttaaaaacaacTCACTAACTATGTTTTATGTTAATGTCATGATACCCCTAGTTTAAATTGAATGATTTCAAGTAGTATCACAGAAAGAAGCATTCATTGTTACACGAGCTCGATGTTTTATTTTACCTTATAGTTTGTTAACGATATTAATATTTTGAGGgtgatttagaaaaacaaaattcatgctgtttttatgaaacaaaacattaaaaataaactcaaattctactttacatTTGTGAATTTCACTTTATTTATGCATGAAATCTAAATAGAACCAGCAATAGAAAATGGAAGTCTTAgaacttttgaaattaaaattttgacgaAACAGTCATGaagaaaatatgatcttgaTCTAAACACTCATTTAAAATTCAGCTTAACCTAAAACTGaatttcatatatttattccgaatttgaattctgaacctgaattctgagcctgaatataaaatttgaactgtATATCTGTTTTCgagtttcaatacgatttcaaaaatgtcaaaaaaatatgagccaagaattgaaatttgtttcagagtcgtcaattttgaatctttaattttaattcggatgttttgggtttcaatctgaattaaaaatttcaattaatgatttttaataaggcttacaaatctgaattaaaatattaaattcaaacgactattctgattctgttttttcaattctggatcgctATTTTGAAGTTTGTTATGTTCGAACTCTGCCTAAGGATTAAGTTAAAAACTGAGGATTTGAATATGAAACTTAAACATAGGATGgtttcaaatgtatttttttatatttggaaaATCATTGCTTCAATATTGGAAATGCATATGACTTCCGAAAATCATGGATCCAATTTTGAATGGGAATCaaattgaaatgattatttcgaAACACCATTTTATTACTATTTactaatgatgattcgaaccgaaaatcGAACCTCACTAATCAGATTTCCGGTTATCCGAGCTCCCGCGCAATCCAAGACATCGTGTTCCTAAAAACGCCATGTCATTACCCAgctatgcgcctggatgatatgcaaaatccgagcaaaagGATAGGGTCTTCAATGATATTCGTTTAAATAATCCTAGGTGGTCCTCCCCCAGCGATCTCGGATAAACGAGGTTTTACTGTAATCCTAAAatggattttattttgatattgggGAACCACAACCTCTAAAGTTTGAGTTTAATCTCATTTAACTCTTCAATTTATGagttttttctttgtaataattATCCAATTGTTTAGGATTTGATGtgtacataaataaaaaaaaagcgcaGCAGAGCATTATAGATTTCAAATGATAGACGGATAGACCATGGAAAAAGTTACTAAGGTGTTGAAAAGAACGAGGAGCattagaagcttgaccacatactgaATTTTTTGTCCTTTGTTCTGAGCCAAGATAATTTCTCTTTAATAAACATagtcaatcatcaaaatttgaatctgatttcaaaatttcgagtGTAGAGAAGTATACCTCGCTTACTTTTCCTGGCCTTTTGTGGGGCTTCAACCCCCAAAACTCCTTCCATTCCTGCGGCCATGATCCTATGGAAACAGTCTTTCCGccttatttgttcaaaaattaaatcataGTCATCACAATAACAGTACAAAAACACCCGATTCTTACCACCATTTTTTGTGTTCTCAATCAAATGGttataaatcaaaaaatcattttaagaaaataaattgccaaaaacatttttttttgtaattttgtttctaaTGTTTAATGCTGATTTATTCGTAAATTGACAGTACAAGCCTTTATTTTGCGATTAACAAAGCTATTTATCACATAAAcagattttataagaaaattgttgaaagcagctaaaatttggcaaaaatgttCCAAGCAATCCCACGAATCTTGGCTGTCATATGAGGAAGATTGAGAATATAAAGATATTTCAAGcttcagtgtacggacaatttttggcatattttttgGACTTGATGTAGTACTTTCAACATATCTTAAGATCCAGAATATTTATGAGCAAAGTGCTTATAGATCTAAAGTAAAgactttttatttcactagaTTAAGATGTTTTAGTTccacttttgatagaaaaagtaATTCTTATTTCTATTTCAGAGCCGATATAAGTGCtctacggacaattttttgaacgGCTGTATATGAACTTACTCAAGAATAAAAGTTCATCCCTAAGTAGAATCAACAATTTCAATTTGGTGCTTTAAACACTTTCGAGTATCCCTGTTGCTTtctattgaacaaattttagtaCCTACTTTGAACACATTTGAAGGATACAGATAATAAGttttataaatcatttttttcgtgaaCATCGAATGTGTTTCGAAATTtctataagtttttattttgaaaaatatcacataGCTCATACGACTCTTCCAAGCTGACtatatttttgttgttctttTCTTGTTTACATTGCAATTTTGTTATGACAGTTCTCTTGGGTTTCTTTGAAAACATCTGATGGCcaacgaaaaaaattgtatcaaaagtgttgtttgaatttttacataTCTTTCATGGATTAGCTagtacgtctgttttctgtggaATAAGGAAATCAGTGGACAATATCCTATTTGAGAACGCAGAGCTCAAAACtatgattaaaaatatattttgacatTTAACGTGGAAAATCTCTAAATCCCACAATAgataaggagtgtatcgaaaattaactataaacatatttgggccgttatgtagcatcttgatctgtcaagagtgaaccagcgctttgtttacgtttaaaacattcgtttctcccaaaatgtcgcgaattaaaaaagaagttaaaattcgtgtgttggacatctcgatgaatgaagtAGCGAAACGTGTCGGCGCCTGCGAGCGTAAAATCTATCATCCACAAGTTCGGGGAACACTattagagtgtcctacccgggatttccgGGTCGGAAATtcccagaaattaaaaaaaaaatcgagaattcttgaatcccgggaaacgcttagAAATTCCCTGGAATTTCTTAATCCAataaaatgtgctaaattacCTAAAATTCACACGATCttaattggaaaaatgaatcagattgagcaaggaaaatgatagttctaccaTGGCTTAgtctttaatattatttttaaatcttgttgatgcatacattgaatttgattaaaacgtTTTCTTTTTCCGAACGAAAACTTAacgtaaaagtgaaaaacgacaaagaatctataaaaccaaacaattccaataataaaacgctacggaaagaatctgaatgttctattttgcagcactcatcatttagaacttctaTTTCGGATactgttgacagtagcaaaatcatcagcaaaaaaTGACATATTGTGGAAGAAATGGATAGTTATCtaaaaatttacgatatttgatgAATAGCCTTAAGTCTAGCTTACTAGCTTTTTTCGATAGTGAAAcatctttctcaattattttattttttttttcactaaaatcagACCAGCATGCCAGTTAAGGTACTTTGTTTTTGGGTCTTGGGtttgattattgaatttttgaggcaccgaaaaagtttgaaatgtgttgcgttaaaaattctgtgttttctaatttaaaaataccatatcGATAAGGATTCGTACGCAGTAGATGGTTAagatcttcattttcaatttctctCGGGATcctgggaattcccgggaaaaggatcgtcagatttcccgattcccgggaacgctaaaatggccggaAAATAAACACTCTAAACACTGTACGTTCGATGATTTGccaggaagaggcagaaaaccaggaacatctgacccaaatctggaccgtaaggtaatcaacctcatcaaccagaatcgatcgatgtccatacgggatttggcgaaaaatGCTGGGACATCAatcggaatggtacagcggatCAAAAAGCGGAACAACCTCaagacatacaagaagcagaaaCTGTGAACGAAAATTATGAGCCAAAAccagagcccggaagctgtatcatcggatttACAGAAGCCAGATGTGTGCatctcatggacgatgaaacttatgtaCTCTTCCGGGACTACAATTCTACACTTCAGCTTTTGGggaggatgtgagtgaccacgagaagtcCATTAAGGCggaaaaatttggccagaaagtgcTTGCGTGGCAGGCAATCTCCTCCTGCGGATTGATTTCGgcgagtttctttacaaaaggaacaagaaatgccgatatctaccaaaaggattgtttgcagaaaaggttgctgccactatataagaaacatacgactccaccattgttctggccggatttggcgtcaccccactacgctaaatccactcttagatgatttgaggataacgatgtaaatttcgttgagaaagatattaacccaccaaactgcccccagcttTGCTCCATAGAACGATATTGGGCTAtcgtcaagagagttttcaagaaggatggcaaggccaacaggaccatggcggttatcaagaaaaaatggaatgctGCGGCCAAGAAGTGTGATTAATCAGCTGTGCAAAACCTGATGAAACGCGTCAAGTCGAAAGTCCGAAAATAACACCAATAATTACTTTTATActtgtatttctttataaactgtgagaataagctttttaaaacacttcctaactgtttgtttgtttgaatcatcaataaaatcaatacaatgaaTAAAATGTGTATATAACTTATTTTCGATAAACTCCTTAATTGTGTAATTCGAAAATCTTATTAAAACATCGGcggtaacaaatttttgaaattggttCGTCGATTTCCAgaattttgcatcacaattgCCAATTTTTTAAGGGGAGAAAtcattgtgaatttttttttggaaatttaggcGGTTTTATCGGTTAGtgttaaagatttgaaatgatAGACGGATAGACTATTGCAAGAAAGTTACTAAGACTTCATCGATCGATTCATTCTGACCtgataaatattattaaaacaaatcacttgctgttatttaattttattctgttttacatttctttaatcttccttttttataattaaatcatatATTTAAACTATACCTCAATACTCAATCCTTTGGTTCAGCAGCATTGTGTTTCTTCTATGTTAAACCTTTGTAATCTTTTTATACTTTTATTTCGAGTCGTTACATTAAATCTTCCCCATCGGTTGTGAAATATGCGTTCTTTTCACTTTGTACACACTTGTAATAGCATGTTTCTGTATCAAGTCAGAAATAATTTCCTTGGCTGCAGTGTTCTCTGAAACGATAGAAGTTATTCGTTATTTCGTCTCATACAACTTTTTGTAAAATCGGTTCGagttttcccgaaaaaaacTTCCATGAAACCTTGTTTGCAAGAGTTTTCCAGAAAAAGCTTCCACGAAACCTTGTTTGCAAGAAAAGCTTTCCTTGCAACGGAAGCTTCAACTTATCGTTTACAGCTAAAGCACAGCTTTCATAAACCCGTTCGTGTTAAGCTTTACACACGGAGGTACAGTGACCGCTCAACTTTCTCCCTACTACTTACTGTTCACGGTTTGCTCGAATCCAACAAAGTACATATTGTCTTCCTCGGGGGCCAGCAGAACATACCGTCCGGTAAGCTTTAGCTGTTCCAGACTCACATCGTGCGGTGTTATGGTGTGTTCCAGGATTCGGAGTGACGGTGCACTGAAATGGGATTGGAATAAacgaaaacttgtatgcaagcGAGTTGAATGAAAGGGAATTTTACCTGGGATTACTGGTGAGATTCAGCAGAAACGATTCCCCCTCGACGATTCGTTCCGCAGGAAATAAAGGGGGTTGAATGAATCCTCTTGCAGCTATCAGACCAACGATGAAGCTGAGGAATTTCCAGACGATAGCGATCATGATGTGGAGAGGTATGATGAATGTGCGGTGCTGTCCGGTGTGAATCGGATACGGATAGCTGTCTGCGGATTAATTGAGCCGGTATGTTTGATGATCTTTCTTTTTATACCAGGTTGTGATCCAGATTATCATTAAAGacaaaggaaagaaaataacTTATGCAATAAGGAACAATTCCCTTATTCTTTTATTAAGATATTTGAATACaattcgtttttgaaaattgaagaaaaaccttaaaatcgtacttaaaaattagaaatgatGTGTAGGGGGAATAAGGGCGTAATGGGCATCTTGGTGAAGCCGTTTATTTAACCATAATTAACAGCTTAAATCGGTGAGTTTAAGCACTGAaggaaaatacattttaaaatcgTGTTTCAAAAGCTAAAAATCTAAGATCTGGCGATTTCTCTGACTTATAAAAGGCTGTGTAAAAGGTTTCTTGCATAACCAGCTCTCGCTTATGCAAGTTCGACTGtagtaaatttcataaaatattctagattttgttaaaattcaaatatgtacatttatttcgaaccatttttcatatttttggtcctcaacgccaattgggtaatcagaaaaaagtaaatttttgctTGAGTCATCCGTTAAActatttaatacaaattttggaaataaatgttgATTATTATCAGCcataaatattttaagttccatctcaacaaaattttaatcaatagattttgtcattttctgacTTCCATTTATTTCCTTGGTTTATATTTGTCTCAAGTAAAATTCCTTGAAATTGCTCAAAACACTTGATCGGAAACAGCGATGCAGTAAATCCATTGAATCAACGATTAGATAAACGAGTTCCAAAATTTATAAGGAACGAACCCTTCGTGGTTTTTCCAATTGCTTCCAAATTACCTGCGATCAAAAACAAACTTGTTTTTTGTTCGGACACGTGATTGTATCCAGGTGGATGAGCCCAATGAAAGTAGGAAAAAACTAGTCATCCCAGTTTTTAATTTCGCTtcacaaaaattaacatcatcGCATTGTCAGCAAACCGGATTTTTTTCGTTAGCGCTAAGTTAAGTCAATTCTCGCATTTCCCTCATTTGCTTGACCAGTTTTGGTCAAtgttgacgatttttttttccggacTTTCATGGCTATTTTGCGTTCGTTATTCTGGGGTAGTAAATCAGTGGGTCATTTATGAATGAGACAAATTTTTCACTGCTGTTACAGTTTTGATCTTAGCCAACCAGAAGgggaatttttggttttcaagtGCTTCATGAAGAGATCAGCAGCATCCGgatgtttttttattctctctACAGCTTCCATTCAACAAGCCGTTGGTGAACACGTTGTTAAACGAAGTGTGAAGTCAATTAACCTTTCGACACGAGGATGATCTGTTTACGCATGttcattcaaccaaaaaaacataCAGCATCATCAGCTTCATTATTGTCATCTTAGGGTTGGACCTTGGTCAGTTGGAATTCGTTGAACTTGATCTCGTTTCCGAGATGTTGAGGATGATGATGGAAACAGGATTTCGGTGGTAGGTAATTTTAGCTAGGGAAGCAGGAATGGTTTTGATCTTTGAACACTTTTCGAGGGGTTGTTTGCGTTTTGAGGTCGCTGAGGTCAAGAATGCTTATTTTGTTAAGGTTCTGGTAATGATGTTTACGGggtgaaaaagtgaaataaaaccAGTATACctcatataaaaaattatcgTCGTTTTTGCTCTGAAATGTTTGCAGAAATatggatatttttgatatttataatCGGATTTTTACATTTAAACTGCGAAATCTCAAAAATTCATATGTTACCCTTAGGGATATTGTTCATAATACATATAACATAACAtatcataacataacataacataacataacataacataacataacataacataacataacataacataacataacataacataacataacataacataacataacataacataacataacataacataacataacataacataacataacataacataacataacataacataacataacataacataacataacataacataacataacataacataacctaacataacataacataacataacataacataacataacataacataacataacataacataacataacataacataacataacctaacataacataacataacataacataacataacataacataacataacataacataacataacataacataacataacataacataacataacataacataacataacataacataacataacataacataacataacataacataacataacataacataaaaatAGGCGATTTAAATGTCCCTGTTAATCTCGCCCCGTACAAATACTGTAtgtaaatataaaactttgttggAGTCTTTTAACTTTGCATGTACAAATTGATTTACAACCAGGCCCAAATGTCAAAATATAATGGACCATGTAATCTGCAAAGTAAAAGATTTAGAATGAATACGAaatgatacaattttttaagacaTAAGTTACCATTTGCAGAGTATCACGTCTTTTGAATTGCTACTAGGAAGACAAAAAAACGGTTTTGACGAGAGAGAGATTACGGATCACGCCTAACTTAACGAATTATTTTCGAATTATATCAGAACATTTGTCCCTGGCATGGCAATTTTAACTGCGGCATTCAAGAAATTCCAACAACATACAACCATTACCATTATTGaattaacataaaaacaattatttcaaacgtgtaaaaaaacATCCCAATTAAACTCATCTCAAAGAAATGCTTCAACAtatcaataaaaaactttatctTAAAAAGAGAACGTGTAAATGACTGTACTATGAAGAATTACTCAATAATACAACGCACTCGAAACTTTGAGAAAATATAAATCCACTTTTGGATAGATCCAACAATCGCCTACAATTAAACTTATCGAAGTTTCGAACCTACAATTAAACTTATCGAAGTTTCGAACCTTATAACTGACAAAAATAGTCTTGgtgataaatttaacatttttcctcTTCAATTGGATCCGACCTTGCCAAGGAAATACCTAATGAACCTGAGTTTGACGTTTTGTCTAGTATAAACGAGGTAggaaattcaatcattttccaACCAACAGATGAAAATGAAGTTAATTTCATTATACTAAGcctcaaaaacaagaaaaaaattgtggacCGAGATGCTTTCTAAcaagtgttacaaaaaaaaaacaacctccTATTTTCTCATATTCGTGAAAAGTTTTCAACTCAATAATTGAAACTGGGGGGCTTATTCTgtgactcgagtgacgtgactaaCGAAATTTCACGggcggtggtcgagtggttagcgtggtaagacggtaatcactgatccactgatggcatgggttcgattctcatctaggtactgggtgttaaatgtgtAGTTGTCCATGGCATTTATTCAGTCCGTAAAGCCTTAAacggctaagacggtgtttgtcttaaaaaaaaagcaaatgacATAATTCGAAGTTACTTGAACAACAGAGAATAATTCT
This sequence is a window from Uranotaenia lowii strain MFRU-FL chromosome 3, ASM2978415v1, whole genome shotgun sequence. Protein-coding genes within it:
- the LOC129753367 gene encoding uncharacterized protein LOC129753367, producing MIAIVWKFLSFIVGLIAARGFIQPPLFPAERIVEGESFLLNLTSNPSAPSLRILEHTITPHDVSLEQLKLTGRYVLLAPEEDNMYFVGFEQTVNKNTAAKEIISDLIQKHAITSVYKVKRTHISQPMGKI